CCAACAGAGGCAGCGCCTCATGGCAATTGGCGGCATAGCCGTCGTCGAAGGTGATGCTTACGGCAGGTCGATGGTTCGCGCGGCCGGCGATCCGCCGCTGGGCCTCGGCAAGCGAAATCATATCGAAATGCCGTTTCATCCAATCCATGTGCCTCGCGAAAACCTGATTCGAGAGCGTCCAAGGGCTGGCTGCGTCGTCGGCGATCCGGTGATAGAACAGCACCATGACCGGCGACATCCCCGCCGCGCTCGCCCGCGCGGATTGCCATGCGCGATATGGCAACGTTCCGTGGTAATAGGCGCTCAGGAGTAATCGCTTCCACCAGGTCATCGTCATCCCTATCAATCTGTCTCGCCGGCGATCTTCTGCCCGAGATGGAAACCCTGTTTCATCCAGCGACGGACGTTGGTTCGCGCCAACCAGATCGCGTGCCGGAAGCGAGCAGCGGCGCGGCGGGCCACGATCCGTGCCTCGATCGTCGCGCGGGGCCGTGCCCCCCAGGAAGTCTTATAGGCCTCGTCCCCCCGTAAAAAGTCAAACGTCCGATAGCCGGACTCGATGGCCTGCTTCAGCGAGCCGATCATGCCGAGCCAGCCGGGACCGAGCTTGATCGCGTCCGGCTCGATCCCCGTCTGGTAGTAATAAACGGTATCGGCGCCCACGAAATCGTATTCGGCCGCGATCGGTCGGCCGGCCAATTCGGTCCACATCAAACGTAGCTTGCCCATTTCGAGGAAGCGGCGACTGACTTCGCGATGAAAAGCCGTAAATGGCCGGGAGGCGAAGCAGCCGGACTGCCCAAGCCCTCGATGACGCCGCTGGTGCAGATCGACGATCATTTCAAACCGATAATCCAGCTCGGCCGGATCGGTGAGGATGTGGGTCGTCGCCTGATGGTTGTCGAAATGCTTCCGGAGCGCTTGGCGGATCTTTGCCCGCCGCGGGCTATTGAGCGTGGCGAGAAACTCGTCCCAGGTCGAAGGTAGCGCGACGCTCCAGCAGTTTACGCCGGCGCGCTCGTGGATCGGGAATTCGCGCGAGGCGAACTCGTCTATCAGAGCGCGAACGCCCGGATC
The DNA window shown above is from Pirellulales bacterium and carries:
- a CDS encoding GNAT family N-acetyltransferase, with translation MENPSTFDTPCTPNVTVAVVETTSRLRSDSANANESQWTGLAPANFTTGANAVVRSTARLHARRLKTMVDLAALADDWNRLAGDVPFRRWDWLVPWWRNYRQASTELFVLAVEDDAGQVIGLAPWYVEPTAGRGRVVRFLGSGEVCSEYLTILSPPGEQPRVARALGEWLCNEGIESWDLIELIGSESGDPGVRALIDEFASREFPIHERAGVNCWSVALPSTWDEFLATLNSPRRAKIRQALRKHFDNHQATTHILTDPAELDYRFEMIVDLHQRRHRGLGQSGCFASRPFTAFHREVSRRFLEMGKLRLMWTELAGRPIAAEYDFVGADTVYYYQTGIEPDAIKLGPGWLGMIGSLKQAIESGYRTFDFLRGDEAYKTSWGARPRATIEARIVARRAAARFRHAIWLARTNVRRWMKQGFHLGQKIAGETD